A window of Diorhabda carinulata isolate Delta chromosome 7, icDioCari1.1, whole genome shotgun sequence contains these coding sequences:
- the LOC130896492 gene encoding saposin-B-Val-like — MKFVLALALFACIGLSVQAAHKSVGNKSGALCEACTNIAQFIKNAVDNDLPEEEVEKAVQEICNLLSGDLADLCNNKILPLVKKIYEGINQSTPEGICGDLGFC, encoded by the exons ATGAAATTCGTTTTGGCTTTAGCATTATTTGCCTGTATTG gGTTATCTGTGCAAGCTGCACACAAGAG TGTTGGAAACAAGTCTGGCGCACTTTGTGAAGCCTGTACAAATATTGCTCAATTCATCAAAAATGCAGTTGATAACGATTTACCCGAA GAAGAAGTAGAGAAAGCCGTACAAGAAATTTGCAACTTATTATCAGGTGACCTCGCAGATTTATGCAACAACAAAATTCTTCCTCTCGTCAAAAAAATCTATGAAGGAATCAATCAATCAACTCCAGAGGGTATATGCGGGGACCTTGGCTTCTGTTAA